The Engystomops pustulosus chromosome 2, aEngPut4.maternal, whole genome shotgun sequence genomic interval caCACCAGGGGCATGGATGACTCCAATAAGGAGGGGGGAGTCACCTGATCCCTCCTCTCCCAAAATCCGAGGGTCCCAGAAGCAGGACCCCATCCCCACATATGACACTGATGTTATCACGTATGTACGTGGACACGGTACCTGCTGGAACCTCTTCAAGTGCAGCGTCAGGATGGGGGGAGGGAGCGACACCAGCATCTGCTTCTTGGCGTTGGTGTATACAAACTTTttatcacctaaaaaaaaaaaaataataaaatccacaaagtcatgtgacaaggagcagaggagagtcatgctttacctgagatgagtggaGACTAGCGGCTGCAGGGTgagcgtcacttcagatgccctccCATCGTTTGTTCTACGGCACCTAAAAACACGCTTTTAGTGttgtattaaagataaggatctcatcattCAGATCACACCAGCATTgtggctacagaaccagagacacagGCAGCTTAATCATAGTTGAAAATGCGAGCTGcacataaagatccagttcctgcccaTTTTATTACTGCCTGTAGGTCCAgttctcacagaaccacaagcctgatgtgatctgaaagaattTATCTTTAATAAGACTCAAAAAGCATGTTTTTAGGTGCTATAAAACCAAAGATCTGAAATGACCCTCCCGCTGtagcctctaaacatgactcatctcatgtgaaaaggatccgagaagagtcatattttttttttttttttgttagttatAGGTAAATGGAAATTTACCATAAAAGAGGGAGTTCTAGAAAAtaaatttcatcccctacctaagGGAGGGGGGGGCGACACTAAATCCGGGTGCAGTGTAGATCGCATTAGGTTTTCGTGTTGTGACGTGCAGACGCGCTGCGTTCCTTACCCTTGGTGTTGTTCCTCGCGGCCTTGGCCTGCCTCTGGGTGCACGTGTTACACAGCAGCTGGTTGCTGCCCACCAGGCTCTCCTTGCGGGTGAACTGGTCCAGGCACCCGAGGACGGACCCGTTGTCCGGCTGCAGGTCCTTTCTGTCAGAGAGGGTACAGAAGGCCGTTTTGGGGTCCTCATTCACCACCTCGTAGACTTGGGGGCTGGGAGAGTGGTCAATTATCTCAATCTCTATGTCGCCAGGCTCCAGGCCTGCGCTCAGGTTCAGCCGGTTTATGCTTTCTGTTAGCTGCtcggcctcttcctcctcctcctcctcctcctcctcttggtgTTGGGGGTTCTGGGTCACATCGTCTGGACCCTCCAATTCGACTCCATTTACCTGGACCTCAGTACTTTCACCAGTCGTCTCACATTCATCTTCTGGGTTTCCAGAACTTGCTTGGGAGTCATTGAGATTGGTGGACCGCCACTCCTGACCCCCCTGCTGGTCCTCTGGACCTTCACTCGTGTTCTCGGACCTTAGGTCCATGGTTCCACTGTCATCTCCTGAAGGGTCCTCCGTCTTCTCCGCATCAGTTTCCTCCTTCTCTCTTATGGAGAGGTCATCATCCGCCTGAGCCCCGGAGTTATTGTCGGATGTGgggtccacctcctccttctccgggTCGGGCCGGCTGGCGCTGAGGTCACAGAACCGCACAGTCTTTCCTTGCAGCTTCTGTTGTTGCCTTTGATTCTATGTAACGTAAGACACGGAAAACATTTACAAATACAAAGCAATACTAGGCCGGCACCATcacccctccccacacacacacacacacaggaagtgACCTCCCAGCCAATCACTGCGCGAGGTGGTGACCACCCTGGGCGGGGATTGGCTGAGCTCTAGAATAAGAAGCCGCCGGTCGGGAGCGGTCAGATTCCCGTATTATTTCTGTCCGGATTCCAGAGAAGATCTGGGTTGTGCCCACCAGGTGCCCCGGCTTCTGCAGAACATCGCTCACCTTTGCTTGCTTTTTCGCCTGTTTCCTGGCTTTCTTTTGAAGGTGTTTGCTCGTTCCGGATACGGCGTCGTTCCGGTCTTTTACATAACTATCGTCGTCTTCCTCTTCCTTCTTGTGTTCGGAGACGTTCCTGAAGGCTTTGGGGTTATTCTTCTTTGTGGGCTGAAAAATGTAGATTGAAAGTGACAAATTTTGGGTAAGAATCATCTCCTTTTTGAGGAACCAgatcacctgagtgaagttggccccccccaccttgtccaaatcaaacaaaactggtgtcaaacgtttgtgctggtttgtgcagcagaaattttcgtttgtgccgctatcgtttttaagatattcatgaaagtttccagaggtcatcagaggtcaaccagcccccccacattgctcaaaccaaaccaaactagtgccgaacaattctgctacgtttgtgcagcaaaaaatttcatttgtgccgctatcatttttacggtatgttcaggtgtttacataggttaaaggagtttaggatgaactggtaaaaaaacaaacctactgacacttccctggtttgatcaccagggggagctagcaaacacattgtactttggaagaaatgaactctgatgacctctggaaaaaaagtatgaatatattaaaaatgatagcggcacaaacgaaaatttttgctgcacaaacgtagccctaacatttgacaccagttttgttcgattcggttaatgtgggggggggctgcttgaacttttgacctttcattttttgttcacatattcaaaacaaaagcagcacaaacaaaaatttgagcagcacaaacgtagcagaattgattggcaccagctttGTGTGGTTTGGGCAATTtgagggggggctggttgacctctgatgacctctttcattaaaatcttaaaaacaatagcggcacaacgaaaatttttgctgcacaaacgtagcacaaacgtttgacaccaattttgtttgatttgaacaatgtggggggggggggggacttcactCAGGTAACCAGATCACCTCTTCCCCATCAGCTACAACGCGCTGCTTCTACATTAGTAAAGGTAtggccccttcccccccccccccccccctccaccaatGACTGAAAATGGTTGTACAACTATTtacagggaaccggtcaccacatttttcacaaatacagttactagggctctataggaatatctgacccccttctttaaagaggacctgtcaccccaaattagtgcacccatccaaacataccaactgaatctactccccggcccctttctaatgctgcccatttcaaagtcctggcattaatcaaacttcaGTAATCGGCGCTATAGCATATGGAACATTACATACTTGATGTCCGATCGACGGGCCAGCAgtccggcttattcattagggggccgtccaGGCCAGGAGTCACTCCCCCGGGCTCTAATTGTCacgctgcgcatgcacagtaagtGCCGAGAGCATGTAGACTGCAGCGCTTGCGCAATGGATGCCACGATCTCCGGCATCTAGTGAATAGGAAAAGAACTGGTGCCCTGGGGAGTGGCGGCCTGTGGAGAAGTGGAGTGCCTGagcggccccctaatgaataagctggaccGCTGGCCCGTATGTTATGTGCCATATGCTATAGCGCCAATTACtgaagtttgattaatgccagggctttgaaatgggcagcattagaaaggggaAGGGGAGTAGATTCattaggtatgtttggatgggggcactaatttggggtaacaggtcctctttaagctaaaaattgtttccctcacatctccataaaatcagagctataaacttgcctggtatcaaGGGATCTATAAAGTGAGTCAAGGGGCGTGGTctattgtcatgtgaccagggtgacatcatcacaggtcctttagcctcttaacattagcaaactgttaaaatcacagcagcctgtatggacttctattcctctccatgctgccgctgtggtttcatgtgatatgatatacTGTGATTTCACTAgctatatgcttggtgtacagtttgctaatgttctgAGGCTAAagaacctgcgatgatgtcactaatCGCATAAAATTATTTCTGCATGCAGAAGAAGCATGGGGAGGAGATGCTGGATACAACCCGAGGAgcccccaccccaaaaaaaaaaaaccttgctcTAGATGTAACATTATAAAGTTGAATTGATGAATCTgaagggaacaatttttagccaaaagaagggcgtcagttagttactagggctctacgggaacctgtcactagctgtatttgtgaaaaatttggcACATGTTAACTTTAAGCTCCAGATATAACAAGATGCTCTTTGTGGTCCCACGGGACCTCCAACAATCTGGGGAACAGGATGGACGAGTGTGTgtcttgctgctccattcactagtACAGGAGCGCCGTGTTCAGCAATCTCTGACCGCTCCCATAGAATAGAATGAGGCGGCAGTACTCGTGCTTGTCCATTAATGCAAATGGGACCTCTGTTCTCCATATTGTTGGGGGTTCAGGTATCAAGATTGGGGTCAGCCGTGGATCAGGGAGGTTGGTACAACCTCTAAGCCTAGATTTACATCTGCCCTGGAGGGTCGCAGATTTTATTATGAGTTGGTGCAGCATggggagcagcccccccccccccctcattatagTTATTGGGTACCGATGGGCTTCGCCATGTGATGACCACCACATATAGCGATGTCCTATAGAGGCGTGTAGATTATTCCCATAGCTCTGCACCAGATGCAACGCTCAtctacaagccccccccccccctaatactcCCTTTCATCAGGATCAAAATTAAATTTTCTCACCAGATCATCCAACACTGGAAGAGACAGATCAAGAAAAGGCTCGTGGACCAGAGAGACCTAAAACAAAGATGGAAAACCCCTTATTACAAAATAATCGCCCCCAACACACCTGGGTCGTGTTCAGACAGCGCATTTTTCCAATACATTGTTAACCAATATCTAATCTAATGTGTAAAAAGGAACTCAAATGTGTTCCACTTCCCTCCGCCCCCAAAAAAAACACTTGTCAAGTAACAGCGCGATCCATCACAATATGACAACGCTTATTTCCGACGTTGAACCCCGTTTCGAAAAATAGTAGCAGCCAAATGTCCGCAATGCcacttttttcaccattttgcaactccaaaaaaataaataaattcataaaaaagtgaaaaaagtggTCATACGGTCACAAAAAtagcagcaatgaaaacgtcagttcatctaacaaaaaaacaaaaccccaagtatgaaaaagttatttgcgtcagaagatggcgaaacgaagacttttttattttctgcaaaaaaaaaaaaagttttaattttttaaaaatgtattaaaacacaataaaacctgcagACATTTGGTGTCCATGCGACGGCTTCCAGTAACAGAATAAATGGGATggcgtcatttggggcgcacagtgaaggacgaaaaaaaaaaaaaaaaaagtgtgtagaCATAAACATGGCgcaattacgtttttttttttttttttcaccaatctcactgcgtttggaatttttttttttcctgcttcccagaatatggaataataaaaaaatgtcacTAGGAAGTGCTAATTATTCTGcagagaaaacaagccctcgcacagatccggacagggaaaaataaaaagccggaaaaaaaatggaaactcaaaacTGAAAAAGGGAAGTGACGGTCCGGCGCTTTTTACCTTCCCCTTTAACACCCCATACAGAACAAGGAACATACCGTGCAGCAGGCCTCACACATTATGGTGCTCGTTAGTTCCCCTCCGAATAAGCGATCCACAAAGCTGGGGATGGATCTCCTCTTCTCACATTCTAAAATGACAGAGAGTGGGGAACGTGCAGGAATGTAAGAAAGCAGGGTGGCAGTGCggtacacacacagcagcaggcaGTACAGGATAAAGGTTTCTTTCACACTACCGTAGTACAATTGCCCCGGATACAGCCGCGCGCTGGAGCGGAAGAGGGGTGATCGCTGCTCCATAGTGCCGCCCAGCCATATTTACTGGGAAAGAAAGAGCATGCACCATCTTCTTCCAGTGTATACTACTATATGGCGACACTGCTGTGTGGTCACTGTACCGTAGCCAGGCGCCATAGGTGCCTATGCGGATGTATATCCTATACGTCCCCAaaatgtgtgaaaggggccttaatgtgAACCTAACTAAAACTATGTAGTTCAGGCTGCGTACGTGATATCAGTGCATGATGAGACATGTAGTCTCCATGATCTAGTAGCTCTCCTCTCTGTAGCGCTCTGTGTGCGTGTGCCGACCTAGCAGCTGTGACTCACCCCCTCCCAGTAGACTTCTATGAAAATTGATATTCCAGGCAGTTTTGGTCCCTCTTGCGAGCAATGACAAAGAAGCATTTTACTCTGATCAGATCCATCACGATGTTACCTGGGTTTACTATGGAGTTATGTAAAGTTTGTCGAAACCCTGTCCTGGAATGTCCCTTTAAAGAGTGACGATCACACATGGAGATTAACCTAccggggctgctacacagattcaggggtacTTTGAATTCTCTTTCTAGCCCTCACAGTGgccgagatatcagtcccagtatctgacaatTATAATCCTatctactgtcagagaggaggtgctggagcagagttTACAGCATCTATCTCAGGAAacaaccttgagaatgctgtaactgcactgatgcagaaacatatcttgtttaatccctgatctgagtgcttttgctgaaaaaaaacaattataaaattccggATAATGAGtctgtcgctcctttgcctggctcagcgCCTCTCTTCttacactgctcaggagaatgatgtaatcactgacagggaaaagtaatcaatcgctgcatcaTCCGCCAgccgctgtgtatgagtgatccagctcaggttaattagtcctgtctggaccagTGCAGACAGctacgtgtaatgtgtttatgtactgcaagaagcatgcaaaccagctttcccaaggtcctgaatgtcataattgttttttcagcaaaaccactcaactcagggattaaacaagatatgttcctgcatcactgtggctacagcattctcatgtatgtttggttcatattgCATGAAAGCAcgccccctcctcttctccatgtCCTACTCTCTGACAGTGCAGAGGATTACTATGGACACATACTGGAACGGATATCTCAGCAACCGtaagggctagaaagaaaattcagagATATCAGTTCCAGTTTGTGACCATTGTAATTGTCTGTCAGAGAGAAGGGGCTGGAGTAGAGGAGAAGCCGTTATCTTATGATCTTCTCTAACACAGATACAGTAaactctgctccagctcctcctctctgacagagaGCATTACAGTGGTCAGATACTAGGACTGATGTCTCAGCAACCGTGtgggctagaaaaaaaaaaacacagcaaaccaCAAGTCCTTGGAATCATCCGAATGGGGGTCCCGCTAGGTAATCCCGCGCACCAATCAATCTCGGCTTTGTCCCCCACATAAAACATTGGCCGTACCTTTAATAACCTTTTTAACCTCTTCCTCATCCATCGGATCGGAATCATCTTGTAAAGACTTGAAAAGTGCTGAAGAGACTCTCTGAAAAGGCAAAGGACCAAAAAACACATAAGAACCCTCCCTAGGCACTTCTGAGCCCCCCAATCCCCATATATGAAAGGTGTCACTCAGACGAATGGTGTAGAAGGTGAGCTGTGCTCCCCTCTGTGATGCAGctttaaaggctgttacactgtgcaggagaacttcccccctcccactatgtgagaTTACAACATCCGACATGTGGACAGACCGTTTGGTGGAGTATGAAGAGAAGTCCTGCTACACCACATGATACTAGACACGTGTTCTCACATacctggatctcctctcctctcatcccatCCAGCAGGTAGCGGAGCAGTTCTTGGCTGTCCTGCTGCTGGT includes:
- the USP16 gene encoding ubiquitin carboxyl-terminal hydrolase 16 encodes the protein MAKKKAKNLPVQESVETEPTCKHIRKGLDEGAVKKALVNVEWDVCQDCHTEGKEKTSSEEEEGDVIWICLKCGHRGCGRYSERQHALNHYNTPRSEPHCLVLSNGDWNVWCYLCDNQIDPNTSGRLGQLVEFIQRRSKTNVRTGGKGHTEQVISNVENLPQKETNTTVEDSSKSATLVDKVVGATPDNKEVAVKGLSNLGNTCFFNAVMQNLSQTPALRELLNEVKHPGRTVTVQVPDTQPSHREVKLEQQPGPLTMAMGQFLTEMQETKKGVVTPKELFSQVCKKAVRFRGYQQQDSQELLRYLLDGMRGEEIQRVSSALFKSLQDDSDPMDEEEVKKVIKECEKRRSIPSFVDRLFGGELTSTIMCEACCTVSLVHEPFLDLSLPVLDDLPTKKNNPKAFRNVSEHKKEEEDDDSYVKDRNDAVSGTSKHLQKKARKQAKKQAKNQRQQQKLQGKTVRFCDLSASRPDPEKEEVDPTSDNNSGAQADDDLSIREKEETDAEKTEDPSGDDSGTMDLRSENTSEGPEDQQGGQEWRSTNLNDSQASSGNPEDECETTGESTEVQVNGVELEGPDDVTQNPQHQEEEEEEEEEEAEQLTESINRLNLSAGLEPGDIEIEIIDHSPSPQVYEVVNEDPKTAFCTLSDRKDLQPDNGSVLGCLDQFTRKESLVGSNQLLCNTCTQRQAKAARNNTKGDKKFVYTNAKKQMLVSLPPPILTLHLKRFQQNGFSLQKLNKHIKFPEVMDLAPFCTVKCKNIREGERRLLYSLYGVIEHSGTMRSGHYTAYVKSRTPNPHLSDLVMRGALPEASTTDPSKGHWCHISDRHVQAVPLSRVLGAQAYLLFYERIL